One region of Streptomyces subrutilus genomic DNA includes:
- the mreD gene encoding rod shape-determining protein MreD has product MRFNRILLSATLVVVALVVQVTVLGRLQLPGAVPDLLLLTVVALALVYGHVSGALIGFSAGLLADLAPPADHAAGRYALVLCVIGYLAGLARPDNGRFRSAWGPMLTVVAAAIGSTLLYAGVGALVGDTAARHVGLTGLLFTATLYDLLLAPFTVPFIMALARRAENDPMAVEAGGGPPQGKDVSSGWLAGGTGLRIGSQRGGLRLKTARVRANKAVRIKGVKGVKGVKSVKKL; this is encoded by the coding sequence ATGCGCTTCAACCGGATCCTGCTCTCGGCCACGCTGGTCGTGGTCGCCCTCGTCGTGCAGGTCACCGTCCTGGGCCGGCTCCAACTGCCCGGCGCCGTACCCGACCTGCTGCTGCTCACCGTCGTCGCCCTCGCACTCGTGTACGGGCACGTCAGCGGCGCCCTCATCGGCTTCTCCGCCGGCCTGCTCGCCGACCTGGCACCCCCCGCCGACCACGCCGCCGGACGGTACGCACTCGTCCTGTGCGTCATCGGCTACCTGGCCGGGCTGGCGCGCCCCGACAACGGACGGTTCCGCTCCGCCTGGGGCCCCATGCTCACCGTCGTCGCCGCGGCGATCGGCTCCACCCTGCTGTACGCGGGCGTGGGCGCCCTCGTCGGCGACACCGCCGCCCGCCACGTGGGCCTGACCGGGCTGCTGTTCACCGCCACCCTCTACGACCTGCTGCTCGCGCCCTTCACCGTGCCGTTCATCATGGCGCTGGCCCGGCGGGCCGAGAACGACCCGATGGCCGTCGAGGCCGGCGGCGGACCGCCGCAGGGCAAGGACGTGTCCTCCGGCTGGCTGGCCGGCGGCACCGGCCTGCGCATCGGCAGCCAGCGCGGCGGCCTGCGGCTCAAGACCGCCCGCGTCCGCGCCAACAAGGCCGTCCGCATAAAGGGCGTCAAGGGCGTCAAGGGCGTGAAGAGCGTCAAAAAGCTGTGA
- the mrdA gene encoding penicillin-binding protein 2 encodes MTNVPETGRTSRVQIRLVIMQVLILSMLVTLGGRLWYLQVRNGEEYYHEAKSNHVQRVVRPAVRGPVLDARGVPLADNETRLVVSASRTALMKMKDKGKGVMTRLADVLGMSPKEVMDKVRLCDSQTPKPCWNGSPYQPIPITLEASTQQALQLRERPEEFPGITAEPTAVRRYPAPGGARTSQVLGYLSPVTDEEIQKAKDTDSPHLRSDQVGRSGIERTYDKQLRGKAMVTSYEVDNLGRVMHQTESDPGVPGSTLITSIDARVQSVAEYELQQAMKTVRQETDKITGRKYEADAGAVVVMEAKTGRVVAMASQPDYDPNAWVGGISAKDYARLTSKKSNYPLLNRAIQGQAPAGSIFKVVSASAAVRAGYPFDSKYNCSSSYSLGGRSFANFESKGHGPISLGEALKFSCNTVFYALGHKEWQRDGGLSPKKDAHDWFYRTAREFGLGSETGIDLPNEVTGRIPDRRWKKSFWAANKDSWCKQGKKGGTYVEQIAYESCLEGNQLKAFDSINFAIGQGDVLVTPIQMATAYSAISNGGTLFDPTVGKAVVSPDGKHVQMIKPRAHGRLPIDAQTVKDLDRGLRMVVEPGGTAAWRFGGWPLDKIPMRAKTGTAQVYGKQTTSWLATYTDDFTIVMTISQGGTGSGASGPAVRNIYNAIYGLDMAGKQDVKKALLLRPETKLPRIHPDGSIDSPEIRPYVPPSPEELAPPALAGPPAQRPAQHD; translated from the coding sequence GTGACCAATGTTCCGGAGACCGGCCGCACCTCCCGTGTGCAGATCCGGCTCGTCATCATGCAGGTGCTCATCCTCTCGATGCTGGTCACCCTCGGCGGGCGCCTGTGGTACCTCCAGGTCCGCAACGGCGAGGAGTACTACCACGAGGCGAAGAGCAACCACGTGCAGCGGGTCGTGCGGCCCGCGGTGCGCGGGCCCGTCCTCGACGCCCGCGGCGTCCCGCTCGCCGACAACGAGACCCGCCTGGTCGTGTCCGCCAGCCGCACGGCGCTGATGAAGATGAAGGACAAGGGCAAGGGCGTCATGACCCGCCTCGCCGACGTCCTCGGCATGAGCCCCAAGGAGGTCATGGACAAGGTCCGCCTCTGCGACTCCCAGACCCCGAAGCCCTGCTGGAACGGCTCTCCGTACCAGCCGATCCCGATCACCCTCGAAGCCAGTACGCAGCAGGCGCTGCAACTGCGCGAACGCCCCGAGGAATTCCCCGGCATCACCGCGGAGCCCACCGCCGTCCGGCGCTACCCGGCCCCCGGCGGGGCACGCACCTCGCAGGTGCTCGGCTACCTCTCGCCGGTCACGGACGAGGAGATCCAGAAGGCCAAGGACACCGACTCGCCGCACCTGCGGTCCGACCAGGTCGGCCGCTCCGGCATCGAGCGCACCTACGACAAGCAGCTGCGCGGCAAGGCGATGGTCACCTCCTACGAGGTCGACAACCTCGGCCGCGTCATGCACCAGACCGAGTCCGACCCGGGCGTGCCCGGATCCACCCTGATCACCAGCATCGACGCCCGGGTCCAGTCCGTCGCCGAGTACGAGCTCCAGCAGGCGATGAAGACCGTCCGCCAGGAGACCGACAAGATCACCGGCCGCAAGTACGAGGCCGACGCGGGCGCCGTCGTCGTCATGGAGGCCAAGACCGGCCGCGTCGTCGCGATGGCCTCCCAGCCGGACTACGACCCCAACGCCTGGGTCGGCGGCATCTCCGCCAAGGACTACGCCCGGCTCACCAGCAAGAAGTCCAACTACCCGCTGCTCAACCGGGCCATCCAGGGCCAGGCCCCCGCGGGCTCCATCTTCAAGGTGGTGTCGGCGAGCGCCGCCGTCCGGGCCGGCTACCCCTTCGACAGCAAGTACAACTGCAGCAGCTCCTACAGCCTCGGCGGCCGCAGCTTCGCGAACTTCGAGTCCAAGGGGCACGGCCCCATCAGCCTCGGCGAGGCCCTCAAGTTCTCCTGCAACACGGTCTTCTACGCCCTCGGGCACAAGGAGTGGCAGCGCGACGGGGGCCTGAGCCCCAAGAAGGACGCCCACGACTGGTTCTACCGGACCGCCCGCGAGTTCGGGCTGGGCTCCGAGACCGGGATCGACCTGCCGAACGAGGTCACCGGCCGCATCCCCGACCGCCGGTGGAAGAAGAGCTTCTGGGCGGCCAACAAGGACTCCTGGTGCAAGCAGGGCAAGAAGGGCGGCACCTACGTCGAGCAGATCGCCTACGAGAGCTGTCTCGAGGGCAACCAGCTGAAGGCGTTCGACAGCATCAACTTCGCCATCGGGCAGGGCGACGTGCTCGTGACCCCCATCCAGATGGCCACCGCCTACTCCGCCATCAGCAACGGGGGCACCCTGTTCGACCCCACGGTCGGCAAGGCCGTGGTCAGCCCCGACGGCAAGCACGTCCAGATGATCAAGCCGAGGGCCCACGGAAGGCTGCCGATCGACGCCCAGACCGTCAAGGACCTCGACAGGGGCCTGCGCATGGTCGTCGAGCCCGGCGGCACCGCCGCCTGGCGGTTCGGCGGCTGGCCGCTGGACAAGATCCCGATGCGGGCCAAGACCGGCACCGCCCAGGTCTACGGCAAGCAGACCACCTCGTGGCTGGCCACCTACACCGACGACTTCACGATCGTCATGACCATCTCCCAGGGCGGCACCGGCTCCGGGGCCTCCGGCCCCGCCGTCCGCAACATCTACAACGCCATCTACGGCCTCGACATGGCCGGCAAGCAGGACGTGAAGAAGGCCCTGCTGCTCCGGCCCGAGACGAAACTGCCCAGGATCCACCCCGACGGCTCCATCGACTCCCCCGAGATCCGGCCCTACGTGCCGCCGTCCCCGGAGGAGCTGGCGCCGCCCGCGCTCGCCGGCCCGCCCGCCCAGCGCCCCGCGCAGCACGACTGA
- the mreC gene encoding rod shape-determining protein MreC gives MRDTRESRLLLVLLIAIAFALITVDIRAGEESPVDGARQAAAAVFGPVEEGVATAVDPVANAIGAVRDSGERHNRIAVLERENAALKAKLGSDEQTRSRIHELDEMLKRAGAGQYGIKGAEVIAIGAAQGFSWTVTIDAGSKDGIERDMTVLNGDGLVGRVTTVGPDTATVVLANDPDFTVGTRLEKTGELGFATGQGDRALSVQMLNGKAKIGPGDRLVTFGSHGNKPFVPGVPIGEVVKVDAARGDLTRTVWVRPFVGFSRLDIVGVVVMPPREDPRDAVLPPKPEAPKPIPTVTVTVTPSATAGAPSKPADE, from the coding sequence GTGAGGGACACACGAGAAAGCCGGCTGCTCCTGGTGCTTCTGATCGCCATCGCGTTCGCATTGATCACGGTGGACATCAGGGCAGGCGAGGAGTCGCCGGTCGACGGTGCCCGGCAGGCCGCCGCAGCGGTCTTCGGCCCGGTCGAGGAGGGCGTGGCCACCGCCGTGGACCCGGTCGCCAACGCCATAGGGGCCGTACGGGACTCCGGCGAGCGCCACAACCGGATCGCCGTGCTGGAGCGCGAGAACGCGGCGCTGAAGGCCAAGCTCGGCAGCGACGAGCAGACCCGCAGCCGCATCCACGAGCTGGACGAGATGCTCAAGCGGGCCGGCGCCGGGCAGTACGGCATCAAGGGCGCCGAGGTCATCGCCATAGGAGCGGCCCAGGGCTTCTCCTGGACCGTCACCATCGACGCCGGCAGCAAGGACGGAATCGAGCGCGACATGACCGTCCTCAACGGGGACGGGCTCGTCGGCCGGGTCACCACCGTCGGCCCCGACACCGCCACCGTCGTCCTCGCCAACGACCCCGACTTCACCGTCGGCACCCGGCTGGAGAAGACCGGCGAACTCGGCTTCGCCACAGGCCAGGGCGACCGCGCCCTGTCCGTCCAGATGCTCAACGGCAAGGCCAAGATCGGCCCCGGAGACCGCCTCGTCACCTTCGGCTCGCACGGCAACAAGCCCTTCGTGCCCGGCGTGCCGATCGGCGAGGTCGTCAAGGTCGACGCCGCCCGCGGCGACCTCACCCGCACCGTCTGGGTGCGGCCGTTCGTCGGCTTCTCCCGCCTGGACATCGTCGGCGTCGTGGTGATGCCGCCGCGCGAGGACCCGCGCGACGCCGTCCTGCCGCCCAAGCCCGAGGCCCCCAAGCCCATCCCGACGGTCACCGTCACGGTCACCCCGTCCGCGACCGCCGGCGCGCCCAGCAAGCCGGCCGACGAGTAG